In the genome of Streptomyces sp. NBC_00433, the window GCTGCCGTTGCACGACGTCGAGTGAACGGGGCTCCGGTGGCAGCAGGCGAAGTCGGTGTCGGTACGGTCCTCAGCGGCCGCTACCGGCTGGAGCAGTTCCTGGGCGGCGGCGGTTTCGGGCAGGTCTACGCGGCGGTCGACCAGGGACTGGGCCGCCGGGTCGCGGTGAAGGTGCTGACGCTGCGCGCCGAGTGGGCGGACGTCGAACGCAGCGAGCGGCAGGGGCGTTTCCGCCGGGAGGCGCTCGCGGCGGCCGCGCTGAGCCACCCCAACGTGGCGACGATCCATGATGCGGGCGAGCACGAAGGGCGCCCCTTCATCGTGATGGAGTTGCTGTCCGGCACCGACTTCCGCAATGTGCTGCTGGACCGTGGCGGACTGCCGGTGGCGGATGTGCTGGCGTACGGCGCGCAGGTCTGCGCCGGTCTGCAGCACGCCCATGAGCGCGGCCTGGTGCACCGCGACATCAAACCCGAGAATCTGATGCTGCTCCCGGACGGCGTCGTCAAAATCTGCGACTTCGGCCTTGTCGCCCCGCAGGATCCGAACGTGACGCGGTATACCGAGCCGCAGGCGCTGCTGGGCTCGCCGCCGTATTTCACGCCCGAGCAGGCGCAGGGCGGCGAGGTGACCGCGCAGTCGGACCTGTATTCGCTGGGCTGCGTCCTCTACGCCATGCTTGCGGAAGGGCCGCCGTTCACCGCGGGGAATTACATCGGCTACGCATATCTCCACGTGCACGAGGAGCCGGAACCGATCGTGAACCGGCGCCCCGAAGTGCCGCCGGAACTGGCGCAGCTGGTGCACCAGTTGCTCGCCAAGGCGCCCCGGGACCGTCCCGCCGGTGCCGCCGAGGTGGGCGCGCGGCTGCGCGCGATGATGCGGCCCGCGGCACTGCGGCGGACCCCGACGGCCCTGGACCGCGGTGCCCGGCATCTGGTGTGGACGCTGATCGAGGAGGGCGAGGCGCTGCTCGCCGCCGGCCGCTTCCACGACGCCGACGACAGGTACTGGCAGGCGCGGCAGCAGATCCTGCGCCAGGGCGCGGACAACGAGCCCGCGTCCTTTGCCGCGCTCTTCGGCCGGGCACGGGCGCTCGAGGGCCTCAACGGCGTCGCGGCGACCCGCCGGCAGTTGGAGGACCTGGCGGGGAGCGCCGCGGAGGCGCTGGGCGCGGACCATCCGCTCGCCCGGTGCACCGCCGCCTACGCGTCGGTCAGAGCAGCACACTGACGTGGACGTCGGCGGCGAGCCGGAAGGTGTCCCCCGGCCGCAGCGGTGTCCTGTCGTTCGCCGTGAGCCGGTAGCCGCGTACGTAGGTGCCGTTGGTCGAGTCCTCGTCGGTGATCCATGCCGAGCCGTCGGCGTCGACTCCGACCCGTGCGTGGATACGTGACAGGTTGTCGCGCTCGGCGAGGAAGGTGACGGCCGGGCAGAGCTGCGGGTCGCGGCCGAGCCGGATCGAGTAGCCGGGGGCCACCTCGACGATGTCGCCGCTGGGGAAGCGCAGTCGCAGGGCGTCCAGGGGGGCGTCCCTGCGGGTCCGTGCGGGCCGGGGCAGGGCGCCGGGGACAACGTTGATGACCCGGGTGTATTCGGCGTCCGGCGCGGCCTTCGGCGGCACGCTCGGGGCCGACCCGGCTCCCGGCGTGGGCGGCCGGGGTGTACCGGGCCTCGGCAGGCGTTCCGTCGGGGCCGTCGAGGACGGCGGCGGGGCGGCCGCGGCGTGCGCCGAGGGCATCAGGGCGAAGGGCACGAAGCAGCCCTGGCAGACCAGCTGGCCGGCGAAGGCGCCCGGCGTGCCGCATTCCGGGCAGGATCCGACGCCCGTTTCCTCGCGCATCCGCCCCCATCCCTCCGCGGTACGACCGGTACGGCGATCGTATCGGCTGGTGCGGCGGCAGGGTGCGACCGAGGTCAGACCGCGTGCAACGGGTTGGGCACGGTGCCGTGAACCGCCGCGTGCGGCCGCTCGGACCGGTCCCGGTAGCCGTCGAGGTGCAGCCGGTTGCGGTTCAGGCACAGGCGGGCGATGTGTGGGGTGAGCAGGTCGAAGCTGGCGAATCGTTCCTTGAGATGGGGGAAACGTTCCTGGTAGCGGATGATCTCGTCGCGCACCAGGCCCCAGAAATCGGCTTCCGCCACGCCCATCTGGTCCTCGCACAGGGGCGCGAGATAGCGCAGGACGCCGACGAAGAGGCCCGAGTGGATGAACTGGGTGAGGAATCCGGGCGCCTCGGTCAGCAGCACCTCCCGGACGTCGTCGGGCATCGTGGCGTGCTCGGGGAGCGCGTCCGCGCTGACGTTGATGTCGTCGACGAAGTCCTTGACCGCGAGCCGCACGGGGAGGTCGTGCTCGTCGAAGACGACGATGGCGTTCTCGCCGTGCGGGGAGAAGACCGTGCCGTAGCGGTAGAGGAAGTGCAGCAGCGGGGGCAGCAGCGCGCCGAAGAGGTGCCGCAGCCAGACGGCCGGGGCGACACCCGAGCGTGCCACCAGCTCCGCGGTGAAGGAGCGGCCGTCCGGGTCGGTGTGCAGCAGCGCGGCCAGGGTGCGCGCGCGCTCACCCGGTTCGAGGTACGTGGACAGCGGCTCGCGCCAGATGCAGCCCAGCAGTTCGCGGTATTGGTACGGAACGGTCGGCAGCCGGTCGTACTGCGGGTGCGCCACGGTCACCGAGGCGACCTCGCCCAGCAGGATCACCCGCGTCTCGTCGCGCAGGAACGGATCGCCGGCGCGCAGCCCGTGCACCCACGCGGTGACGGCGGGCGCGGCGAGGGTGCGCTCGGTGGGCAGGCCGCGCCACACCAGGGTGTTGAGCACCGACAGCGGCAGCTTGACCGTACGGCGGTACGGGCGGCTGGTGTTGAGGAAGGTCCTGATGGACTGCTGGGGCGATCTGAGGTCGTTGTCGGTGCCGAGGGCGATGATGGTCCCGTCGGCGACGGCGGGAGCGAAGAGCGGCAGGACCACGTGCTCCCACTGCCAGGGGTGCACCGGCAGCAGCAGGTAGTCGGCCGGGGCGCGGCGGCGCTCGGCGATGGTGTGGCGGAAGGCGTCGAGTGTGTCCGACGGGATCTCGTCCGCGTAGAGCAGATCGGGGGTGGCCAGCGTGACGACACCGCGGTATCGGGCGAGGCTGTGGTGCACGGCGATCCACGGCAGGCGGTGCTGCCCGCGGGCCTCGGGCGCCCAGCGGGCCGCGTCGGCGTCCGAGAATCCGATACGCCCCTTGTTCGCGACCAGCCAGGGGTGGCCCGTCTGGTGCCCTTCCAGCTCCGCGTAGTCCAGGTCGGCCAGTTCGGCGGCGGACAGCGCGCCGGCGTCCAGGCGCAGGTCGGCGCACAGCGTGGCGAGGAGCTCGCGGATGAGGTGGCCGGTGGTGTCCCCGCTCAGGCCGAGCACAGCCTCGTGCGCCTGGCTGATGAAGTGCAGCGGATCGCCGTCGGGCACGATGCTCGCCTGGTCCACCCGCCAGCTGCCGTAGGCGCCCCTGCGGGCGTGGAAGCGGTAGGTCAGTGTGTCGCTGAGCCGCAGGCGGTAGGCCGTCGGCCCTTCCGCGGGCTCCGCTTCCGGGACGATCACCTCCTCGTAGGCGAATTCGGCGAGCAGCTTCGCCAGCAGGCGCCGGGCCGCGCGCTGCCAGGCGGCAGAGTCGGGGGAAAGAGGGGAGCTGATCACGGTGGACTCCTGCGGGGACCGGGGGTGCAGGCGGGTGGAAGAGGGCCGGGTACGGCTTGCTCAGAGCAGGTGGCGCATGGCGCGGTCGCGGATCATCAGGGCGGCGCGCTTGCCCGGCAGGTCGGCCTCCGCGGACAGCCGGAAGCCCGCGGCGAGAAAAGCCGCCACGGAGGGGGTGTTGCGCAGGTCGGGTTCCGAGACCACCCGGCCGCAGCCGGGCCGTTGGTCCAGGATCAGGTCGGCGACCGCCCTGATGAGGATGCTGCCGAGCCCGCGGCCGCGGTCGGCCGCACCGCCGATGAGCAGGTGGACACCGGTGTCCTGCGGCCTGGCGGGGTAGCACCGGGCGAGCGGATCGAGGTCGGCGCGGTAGACCTCCCAGTAGCTCATGGGGGTGCCGTCGAGCAGGCCGAGGCAGGGGATGCTGCGGCCGTCGCCGCCGAGTTGGGCGTCCAGATGCCGCCCGGTCACCGCCGGGTCCCCGGCCAGCTCCCAGAAGTCCGCGACCACCGGGTCGTTCATCCACCTGCTGACGAGGGCGAGGTCGCGTACGCCGTCGACCGGCACGAGGCGGAAGACCCCGGCAGGCGTGGCCGCGTCGGACCAGCGCTCGATGTCGCCGACCAGGCCGGGAGCGGCGTCGACGGCCGAGCCGCAGGACCGGGGGCCGGAGGCCTGCCCGCTCGGCGGGGTGTCGCGGGCCGCGAAGAGCGCGAGGAATTGCGGTGGCAGCGTCAGATCGAGGGTGTCCTCGGTGCCCGATTCCGCGGGTGTCACGGTGGCTCCTCCTCCCTGCACCCGGCGGCCGGTCAGCCGGCCAGCGGGTT includes:
- a CDS encoding acetyltransferase gives rise to the protein MTGRRVQGGGATVTPAESGTEDTLDLTLPPQFLALFAARDTPPSGQASGPRSCGSAVDAAPGLVGDIERWSDAATPAGVFRLVPVDGVRDLALVSRWMNDPVVADFWELAGDPAVTGRHLDAQLGGDGRSIPCLGLLDGTPMSYWEVYRADLDPLARCYPARPQDTGVHLLIGGAADRGRGLGSILIRAVADLILDQRPGCGRVVSEPDLRNTPSVAAFLAAGFRLSAEADLPGKRAALMIRDRAMRHLL
- a CDS encoding protein kinase, encoding MAAGEVGVGTVLSGRYRLEQFLGGGGFGQVYAAVDQGLGRRVAVKVLTLRAEWADVERSERQGRFRREALAAAALSHPNVATIHDAGEHEGRPFIVMELLSGTDFRNVLLDRGGLPVADVLAYGAQVCAGLQHAHERGLVHRDIKPENLMLLPDGVVKICDFGLVAPQDPNVTRYTEPQALLGSPPYFTPEQAQGGEVTAQSDLYSLGCVLYAMLAEGPPFTAGNYIGYAYLHVHEEPEPIVNRRPEVPPELAQLVHQLLAKAPRDRPAGAAEVGARLRAMMRPAALRRTPTALDRGARHLVWTLIEEGEALLAAGRFHDADDRYWQARQQILRQGADNEPASFAALFGRARALEGLNGVAATRRQLEDLAGSAAEALGADHPLARCTAAYASVRAAH
- a CDS encoding FHA domain-containing protein; translation: MREETGVGSCPECGTPGAFAGQLVCQGCFVPFALMPSAHAAAAPPPSSTAPTERLPRPGTPRPPTPGAGSAPSVPPKAAPDAEYTRVINVVPGALPRPARTRRDAPLDALRLRFPSGDIVEVAPGYSIRLGRDPQLCPAVTFLAERDNLSRIHARVGVDADGSAWITDEDSTNGTYVRGYRLTANDRTPLRPGDTFRLAADVHVSVLL
- a CDS encoding IucA/IucC family siderophore biosynthesis protein, producing MISSPLSPDSAAWQRAARRLLAKLLAEFAYEEVIVPEAEPAEGPTAYRLRLSDTLTYRFHARRGAYGSWRVDQASIVPDGDPLHFISQAHEAVLGLSGDTTGHLIRELLATLCADLRLDAGALSAAELADLDYAELEGHQTGHPWLVANKGRIGFSDADAARWAPEARGQHRLPWIAVHHSLARYRGVVTLATPDLLYADEIPSDTLDAFRHTIAERRRAPADYLLLPVHPWQWEHVVLPLFAPAVADGTIIALGTDNDLRSPQQSIRTFLNTSRPYRRTVKLPLSVLNTLVWRGLPTERTLAAPAVTAWVHGLRAGDPFLRDETRVILLGEVASVTVAHPQYDRLPTVPYQYRELLGCIWREPLSTYLEPGERARTLAALLHTDPDGRSFTAELVARSGVAPAVWLRHLFGALLPPLLHFLYRYGTVFSPHGENAIVVFDEHDLPVRLAVKDFVDDINVSADALPEHATMPDDVREVLLTEAPGFLTQFIHSGLFVGVLRYLAPLCEDQMGVAEADFWGLVRDEIIRYQERFPHLKERFASFDLLTPHIARLCLNRNRLHLDGYRDRSERPHAAVHGTVPNPLHAV